The Caulobacter sp. FWC2 region GGGGTCGACCCTTCCCGTGATCTTCTCAAGCGCCCGAGCGGCAAGGCGGACGTCTTCAGCGGCCAGTTCGACTTCCAGACCCACCTCTGAAAGGGCCCGAGCAAGATATCCCTGAGCCTCTCGCAAACGCTCCGCATGGCGCAGGCGAGTCGCCGCCGGAAACTCGGCGCCTGATAGGGCATCGGCGACGTGGCTGGAGAGCGCCTCGCGCATGTCGCTCATCGCCTCCACCGAATGGGCCGAGAGACGGAGGACCTTCAGCCCCTCTCCGGACCAAAGGGCCTCGGCTTGATCCAGCGCAGAACCCTCCGCAATGTCGGCCTTATTCAAGACCAGCCAATCGCCAAGCCGAACCGCCTCTTCAAGCTTCACCGCATGTTTCACGTGAAACCCATCGACCACCCAAAGCCTTAGGTCGGCTTCTTCAGCCCAGGCCCTCGCGCGGCGGACGCCTTCAGCCTCAATGGCGTCTGCTGTCTCGCGAAGGCCGGCTGTGTCGGCGACCAGGACCTTGTAGCCGGCGAGCACCAGCGGGACCTCGATGACGTCCCGGGTCGTACCCGGCGTGTCCGTCACGATCGCCGCCTCCCGCTCGACCAGGCCATTCAACAAGGTGCTCTTTCCCGCGTTCGGCGCGCCGACCAGGGCGATGCGGAAGCCATCGCGCACGCGCCGGCCCCTTTCCACGTCGGCCAGCGCCGCGTCGAGCTCGGCGCTCAAGGTTCGCAGGCCAGGGCGTGCGCGCTCGGCGACCTCTTCGGGCAGGTCCTCGTCGGGGAAGTCGACGGCCGCTTCCAGCATGGCCAGGGACTGGATCAACAGGTCGCGCCAGCGGTCATAACGCTGGCTGAGCGCCCCGCCGACCTGACCGAGCGCCTGCTTCCGCTGGGCCTCGGTCTCGGCGTCGATCAGGTCGGCGACACCTTCGGCCTGGGCCAGATCCAGCTTTCCGTTCTCGAAGGCCCGCCGCGTGAACTCGCCTGGCTCTGCCAGGCGCAGGCCCAGATCCGACAGCGCCGCGAGCAAGGCCTCCACGACAGCGCGGCCGCCGTGCACGTGAAACTCGGCGCTGTCCTCGCCGGTATAGCTGGCCGGCGCCTCGAAGCGCAGGACGAGCGCCTCATCGAGCTCCATCCCACCGTGGCGGAGGGTGCGCAGCGCCGCCGTCCGCGGCGTGGGCGCCCTCCCCACCAGAGACTCGACCACGGACAAGGTCGCCGGGCCCGAGACCCGCACGACGGCCACAGCTGCGCGCCCCGCCGCGGTGGCGGGCGCGAAGATCGTATCCGTCATGGCCTAGTCGCGCTTGCCGGCCGCCGCGCCCGCTGCTGCGGTCATCAGCTTGCGGAACTGCTCCTGGGCGCCTGTGCCGAACGCCATCCAGTTCTTCATCAGCTCTTCGGGCGCCAGCATGGCCATGTTGGCGTCCATGCGGTTCTGCATCTCCTTGACCAGATGCTCGTTCAGGGCGCTGACGTCGGGCAGGCCCAGAAAGCTTCGGGCTTCGACGGGGGTGCAGTCGATCTCGATGGTCATCTTCATGCGGAGGTTCCCTTCGGGCAGGGCACGATATTGTTATGGGCCAAGGCCCGTCGGTACAGGTTAGAGCGCTTTGGTCGAAAGTCACATCGGTCTGACTTGAGACACCAGTTAGGACGGAGATCTTCGATGAGTGAGACCCTCACGATCACCACGCCCGATGGCGACTTCACGGCCTATGTCGCCCGGCCCAAGGCCGAGAGCGCGCCGGCCATCGTCGTCATCCAGGAGATCTTTGGCGTCAACAAGGTGATGCGCGACATCGCCGACGGCCTGGCGGCCCAGGGCTATGTGGCGATCGTGCCCGACCTGTTCTGGCGGATCGAGCCCGGCATCGACATCACCGACCAGTCCGAAGCCGAGTGGAAGCGCGCCTTCGAACTGTTCAACGCCTTCGACGTGGACGCCGGCGTGAACGATATCGCCGCCACCATCAGCAAGGCGCGGGCGCTGCCGGGCGTCAGCGGCAAGGTCGGCGCGGTCGGCTACTGTCTGGGCGGCCTGCTGGCCTTCCTGACCGCCACCCGCACCGATGTCGACGCCAGCGTTTCCTACTACGGCGTCGGTATCGAAAAGCACGTGAACGAGGCCGAGAAGCTGACCCATCCCCTGCTGATGCACATCGCCGAGAAGGACCAGTTCGTCCCGCCGGAAGCCCAGCAGCTGATCCTGAGCGCCCTGAAGGATCACCCGCAGATCGAGCTGCACACCTACGCCGGCCGCGACCATGCGTTCGCGCGCGAGGGCGGCGCGCACTATGACGCCGCAGACGCGGCCAAGGCCAACGGCCGCAGCCTGACCTTCTTCCAGAAGGCCCTGGCCTGATGCTCGCGATCCAGGCCGTCCGCACCGGCGGCCCAGAGGTGCTGGAAGCTGTCGAGCTTCCGGTCCCCTCGCCTGCCGCCGGGCAGATCCTTGTGCGTCACCAGGCCGTCGGTCTGAACTATATCGACACCTATCACCGCTCGGGCCTCTACCCGCTGAAGATGCCGGCGGTTATCGGGCTCGAGGCGGCGGGAACGGTCGAGGCGGTGGGCGATGGCGTCACGCGGTTCCACGTGGGCGACCGCGTCGCCTACAACGGGACCATGGGCGCCTATAGCGAAGCGTCGGCTGTCCCGGCCGAGCGGGCGGTGAAGGTCCCCGACGGCGTCAGCCTGGAGACCGCGGCCGCCGTCCTGCTCAAGGGCATGACCGCCGAGTTCCTGGTCCGCCGGTGTTTCCACGTGAAACACGGCGACCTCGTTCTGGTTCACGCGGCGGCCGGCGGCGTCGGCCAGATCCTGGTGCAGTGGTGCAAGGCCCTGGGCGCGACGGTGATCGCCACCGCCGGCGGCGAGGCCAAGCTCGCCCTCGCCCGCCAACTCGGCGCGGACCACGTGATCGACTACGGCCAAGAAGATGTCGCCGCTCGGGTCGCCGAGATCACCGGCGGCAAGGGCGTGGCCGTCGTCTATGACGGCGTCGGCAAGGACACCTGGGACGCCAGCTTCAAGAGCCTGGCCAAACGCGGGATGCTCGTGACCTTCGGCAACGCCTCGGGTCCCGCGCCCCCCTTCGCGCCGCTGGAGCTGTCGGGCAAGTCGCTGTTCGTGACCCGTCCCCGGCTGTTCGACTATATCGCCACGACCGAGGAACTGGATGAAAGCGCTCAGGCGCTGTTCGACATCATCGGTTCCGGCGCGGTGAAGATCGACATCGGCCAGACCTTCCCGCTGTCGGAAGCCAAGGCGGCGCACGAAGCCCTGGAGGGCCGCCGTACGACTGGCGCCACCCTGCTCATACCGTAGGGCCGACCCCGGCCCGACCAACCTAGTACGGCCAATAAAAAAGGCCCCGGGTAACACCGGGGCCTTTCTCGTATCTGTACTGAGTCTGTTTGGACTCAGGTGTTCATCGACTGGAAGAAGTCGCCATTGGTCTTCGACTGACGCAGCTTGTCGAGCAGGAACTCGATCGCGTCCGACGCGCCCATCGGGTTGAGGATCCGGCGCAGGACATAGGTCTTCTGCAGCTGGTCGCGCGGCGTGATGAGCTCTTCCTTGCGGGTGCCCGACTTGAGCACGTCGATGGCCGGGAAGATGCGCTTGTCGGCGACCTTGCGGTCCAGGACGATTTCCGAGTTACCGGTGCCCTTGAACTCTTCGAAGATCACTTCGTCCATGCGGCTGCCGGTGTCGATCAGGGCCGTGGCGATGATCGACAGCGAACCGCCCTCCTCCACGTTCCGCGCCGCGCCGAAGAAGCGCTTCGGGCGCTGCAGGGCGTTGGCGTCGACACCGCCGGTCAGCACCTTGCCCGACGACGGGACGGTGGTGTTGTAGGCGCGGCCCAGACGCGTGACCGAGTCCAGCAGGATAACGACGTCGCGCTTGTGCTCGACCAGGCGCTTGGCCTTTTCGATGACCATCTCGGCCACCTGCACGTGGCGGGTCGCCGGCTCGTCGAACGTCGAGGCGATGACCTCGCCCTTCACCGTACGCTGCATGTCGGTGACTTCTTCCGGGCGCTCGTCGATCAGCAGGACGATCAGGTAGCACTCGGGGTGGTTGGTCTCGATCGACTTGGCGATGTTCTGCAGCATGACCGTCTTACCCACGCGCGGCGGGGCGACGATCAGGCAGCGCTGGCCCTTGCCGAGCGGGGCGACGATGTCGATGACACGACCCGAGCGATCCTTGATGGTCGGATCGGGCAGTTCCATGTTCAGGCGCTCGTCGGGATAGAGCGGCGTCAGGTTGTCGAAGTGGATCTTGTGCTTGACGTTGTCAGGCGCTTCGAAATTGATCTTCGCCACGCTGGTCAGGGCGAAGTAACGCTCGCCTTCGCGCGGCGAGCGGATGGCGCCGTCGACGCTGTCGCCGGTACGCAGGCCATACTTCCGGATCTGCGAGGGCGAGACATAGATGTCGTCCGGACCCGGGAGGTAGTTGGCTTCCGGCGAGCGCAGGAAGCCGAAGCCGTCCTGCACCACTTCCATGGTGCCCGAGCCCGAGATCTCAACGCCTTCTTCGGCGAGGGTCTTCAGGATCGCGAACATCATGTCCTGCTTGCGCATGGAGTTGGCGTTCTCGACCTCGAAGGTCTCGGCGAACGCCAGCAGGTCGGCCGGGGATTTCTCCTTCAGCTCCTGCAAGGACATGGACTTCAGGCCCAGGGCGGCGACAGCGTCGGCGATGCCGGAGCCGTCGTCCTCGCCTTCGGCCTCGGATTCCGCATCGGCGGAGGCGGCCTCGACCGTCGTATCGATATCGACGGAAGACTCTTCAGAGGTCGCCTGATCGGCGGACTCGACGTCCGAGGCGTGCATTTCGTTTTCGGTTTCTTCGGTCATGACAAGACTCAAGAGTGGGCGCGGTCCCCAAGACGGAGTCCGGCCGGTAAGACTTCGATGGTCACACCGGTCCGCCCATGCGGAAGAACCAGGCGAGCGCGTCTGTTGACGATGACGCGGATCGTTCGGGGGACGAACCTTGGAGCGGAACCGCTCGCGGGGCGCGCCAGGACGGGCGCCGGTCCGTGAAGAAGGGTTCGGAATTTCCGAACTCAAGGGATGCAAACCACGCGGGGCGCGGCTGGTCAAGCGGCGGGCGTGAAACCGTCGTCCTTCGACCAGCTCAGGATGAGGGTTTGCAGGGTCAGGCGCTCGGCGCGATCCTCGCCCGGAACCGGTCGAACGGTCAGTGGTTCAGGAACTTCGTCGTCACCGAGATGACGATGATAATCGCCAGGACGAACGGGATCTCATTGACCATCCGCCAGAACTTTTCCGAACGGACGTTCTCGCCCCGCTCGAACTTCTTGCGCGACGCCGACAGGAAGCCGTGGAAGCCATAGAGGCCGACCAGGGCGACAAGCTTGGTCGCCATCCACGGCTCGGCCAGGAAGTTCCAGCCCCGGATCTGGGCGTCGGCCAGGATCAGTCCAACACCAAACAGCGCCGTGGCGATCGAGGCCGGATTGATGATGCCCCGCAGCAGCCGGCGCTCCATCACCTTGAAGGTCTCGTCCATCTGAGAGCCCAGCTCGGCCTGGGTGTGATAGACGAACAGGCGCGGCAGATAGAGCATCCCGGCCATGAAGGCGATGACCGACAGGATGTGAAGGCCCCGCACCGCATTGAAGTGGGCCACTAGGAAATCGGTCATGCCGAGGCCGCCTCTTTGCACGGACAGTTCGTTTCGCCACACCGCCAATCGCTACCCGGTATGACCCCGGTCTTGCCGAGCGCCTGGCGAACCATCCCGGCCAGGCCGGAGATGAACTCCGGCGCGACGCCTAGGGCCGGCACGCGGATGTAGGGAGCGACCCCGGCTTCCTGGGCCAGCTCGGCATATTCGTGGTCCAGTTCGACCAGGGTCTCGACATGCTCGGAGACGAAGGCGATCGGGGTGACGATCAAGCCCTTCCCTTCCGCGCCGGCGCGGCGGATCTCGTCGTCGGTCGAGGGGCCGATCCACTTCAGCGGTCCCACCCGGCTCTGATAGCAGACGGTCCAGTCCAGCTCGGCCGGAAGTCTGGCCGCCACCGCCGCGGCCGTGGCCTCGATCTGCTTCTGGTAGGGGTCGCCGCCCAGGATGACCTTCTCCGGCAGACCGTGGGCCGAGAACAGCAGGCGCGTATTCGCCGGCGAACCCGCCTTTTCCCAGGTGTCTCGGATCAGGCGGGCGTGCGCGTCCACGAGCTTGGCTTCGTTCGGATAGCAGCAGATCGTCGTCTGACGACCGCCGCCCGTATAGGTTTTCGTCCAGGCCTTCAGCGAGGAGCCGGTCGTGGTCTCCGAATAGTGCGGATAGAGCGGCAGCAGCACGATCTCGTCCGGCGCGAAGGCCTTGACCTGCTTGGCGGTCTCGCCGGTCAACGGGTGCCAGTAGCGCATGGCGATGAAGCACTTGGCCTCCACGCCCGGCAGGCTCGCAGCCAGTTCGGCCTCCAGAGCCTTGGCCTGCTTTTCCGTTTCCGGCAGCAAGGGCGAACCGCCGCCCATGATCGCGTAGTTGGCCTTGGCCATCTTCTCGCGCGTCGTCGAGATCAGGGCCGCCAGCGGATAGCGGATCAGGGCCGGGGCGCCGATGATCGCCGGATCGCGAAACAGGTTGAACAGGAACGGCCGCACCGCGCGCGGACCATCCGGCCCGCCGAGATTGAACAGGACGACGGCAAGCTTCTTGGTCATTGGCCCACCTTCTGGCCGGTCACCCGTTCCAGCACCAGCTCGACATTGGCGATCGGCGTGTCCGGCAGGATGCCATGGCCCAGGTTGAAGATGTAGGGACCCTGGTTCCACTGCTCCAGCAACTGGTCGACGCGACGCAGCAGCGCATCGCCGCCGGCCCGCAGCAACAACGGATCCAGCGCCCCCTGGATGGTCTTGGTCTTCTGGATCGACTGGCCCAGCTTGGCCGAAGCCGAGGTGTCCAGCGCCACGCCCTGCACAGGAACCTTGGCCGCGTAGTCCTCGACCAGGGTCCCGGCGCCGCGCGGGAAGCCAATGATCGGAACGGTCACGCCCCGCGCCCGCAGACCTTCGATGATCCGGATATGCGGCTGGGTGACCAGACGATCGAACAACGGCTCGGACAGGCCCTCGGCCCAGCTCTCGAACAGCTTCAGGGCCTGGGCCCCGGCGTCGACCTGCATGGCCAGGTAATCAACCGTCGAGTCGACCAGCACCTGGATCAGGGCGTCGAGCAACTCGGGGTTCTGGTAGGCGTAGGTCCGCGCGCCGCTGCGATCGCTGGAGCCCTTCTCGATCATGTAGGTCGCCACGGTCCAGGGCGCGCCGGCGAAGCCGATCAGGGCCTTGGACGGATCGAGCGCTGAGCGAACCCTCGTCAGCGTCTCCCCGACGAGCTTGAGGGCCTCGCCCGCAGTCCCGGCCCTTTCGGCCATGGACTCGATCGACGGCATGTCTCCCAGCTTCGGACCCTCGCCGGCCTCGAACCAGACCTTCTGGCCCAGAGCGCCCGGGATCAGCAGGATGTCGGCGAAGACGATCGAGGCGTCGTAGGGAAAACGGCGCATCGGCTGCAGGGTGACTTCGGCCGCCTTCTCCGGATCGAAGCAGAAGCTGATGAAGTCCGGAGCCGTGGCGCGAACGGCGCGATACTCGGGCAGATAGCGCCCCGCCTGGCGCATGAACCAGATCGGAGGGTTCGTGTGTTTCTCGCCGGACAGGGCGGAGAGAAATTTCGGGGTCGGAGCCTGAGACGTCATGGCTCGGGTTAAAGCCCGGCGCGCGTCCGGGCTCAAGCCCGTAAGGCCCTTAAGACCTTCCTCTCATATCTTAATAAGAATTTAAGATTGAAAGAGGGGGTTGGAGGGCAACTGCACAGTGGGGAAAACCCCTGACGGGCGAGTGACTCGCACAGCAGATTCCTCGTTACCCCCAGCCCTTCCCACATGGGGTTAAGGATCTGTTAATCATGTGGACAGACCGGCAAGCCCCTTGAAGGCCTTAACAAAATCTTAACGCGCGGAGGCGGACGAAAGTCCCTCAGCGAGACTCTGTCCCGAGCCTTGGACAGTCTGAATTCACCTATCGGGGGATGCGGGGCGAGCCTGGGGATGGTACGCGAGCAATGCGACCGTTGATCACAGCGGCGCCGTGTCACGACGGCTTGGAGGCCATTCGGCGCCCGGGCGTCCCCAGAGGCAGGCCAATTGGTTAAACAACCGTTAACGGATGATCCACAGGAGACTCTGGCTCAGGGGGAAGCGGAGAGGCTGCCGCCGCGCTTCGCCACCTACTTCCATATCCACCTGGTGTCCGACTCCACCGGCGAGACCCTCAACGCCATGGCGCGCGCGGTCTGCGCCCGGTTTACCGACATCCTGCCCATCGAACATATCTACGCGCTAGTTCGTTCGACCCGGCAGCTGGATCGGGCGCTCGAGGAGATCGGCGGAGCGCCCGGGGTGGTGATGCACACCATCGTCGATCCCGGCCTGCGCGCGGCTCTGGAAGAAGGCTGTCGCAAGCGGGAAATGCCCTGCATCGCCGCGCTGGATCCGGTGATCAGCGCCATGTCGCGCTATCTGGGCGCGCGGATCTCGACCCGGGTCGGCGCTCAGCATGCCCTGACCAACGACTATTTCGATCGCATCGAGGCGCTGGACTACGCCATCGCCCATGATGACGGCCAGGGCGGCCAGGACCTGACCCAGGCCGACGTGATCCTGGTCGGCGTGTCGCGGACCTCGAAGACCCCGACCTGCATCTATCTGGCCCACCGCGGCGTGCGGGCCGCCAATGTGCCTCTGGTTCCCGGCCGGCCACCGCCGCAGGATCTGTTCGAGCTGAAGAACACCCTGATCGTCGGCCTGATCACCTCGCCCGATCGGCTGATCCAGATCCGCCGCAACCGCCTGCTCTCTCTCAAGGAGAACAGGGAGAGCGACTATGTCGATGGCGACGCCGTTCGCCAGGAGATCATCGCCGCCCGCCGCCTGTTCGAGCGGATGAACTGGCCGGTGATCGACATCACCCGCCGCTCGGTCGAGGAGACGGCGGCGGCGGTGATCAACCTGCTGTCGGGCGGCCGCGGCAAGGTCGAGGTCCTGGGATGACCCCTATAACCCTCGCGTCCAAGAGTTCGGCGCGTCAGATGATCCTGAAGAACGCCGGCGTCGCCTTCGAGGCGGTCAGTCCCGGCGTCGACGAGGACGCGGCCAAGGCCGGCCTGCTGGCGGAGGAGGTCACCCCGCGCGACATCGCCGACGCCCTGGCCGAGATGAAGGCGGTCAAGGTCTCGGCCAGGCGCCCGGGCCTGGTGATCGGCGCGGATCAGACGCTCGATCTGAAGGGCAAGCTGTTCGACAAGGCCGAGACCCTGGCCCAGGCGCGTGATCATCTGCTGGAACTGCGCGGCCAGACCCACAAGCTTCACTCGGCCGTGGTCGTGGCGCGCGACGGCCAGCCGATCTGGCGGATCGTCGAGAGCGCCAAGCTGTCGGTGCGGCCGTTCAGCGAGGCCTGGCTCGACGCCTATATCGAGCGCCGGGGCGAGGCCCTGCTGTGGTCGGTCGGGTGCTACGAGCTGGAGAGCGAGGGCGTGCAACTGTTCGACGCCGTGGATGGCGACTATTTCACCATCCTGGGCCTGCCGCTGATCGGCCTGCTCGACTTCCTGCGTCTTCACGGAGCCCTTCCCGCATGACCTGGACGATCTCGGGAGCCGCCATCGTCGGCGGCGTCTGCGGCGCGCCGATCAAGCATTCGATGAGCCCGCTGATCCACAATGCCTGGATCCAGGCGGCGGGGCTCGACGCGGCCTATGTTCCGTTCGCGCCCGGCGTGGACAATTTCGAGGCCTTCGTGAACGGCTACCGGGGCGGCGCGATCCGGGGGCTGAACGTCACCATCCCCTTCAAGGAACGCGCCCTCGCGGTCGCCGATTACGCCAGCGACCTCGCCAGCATGGCCGGCGCGGCGAACCTGCTGATCTTCGAGGCGGACGGCTCGATCCATGCCGATAATACCGACGGGCCGGGCCTGTTGGGCGCCATTGCAGAACAGGCGTCTGGCTTCGACGTCTCGGCCGCGCCGGTCGTGATCCTCGGCGCCGGCGGCGCGGCGCGCGGCGCGACCGCCGCCCTGCTTCTGGCGGGCGCGCCCGTGGTCCGGATCGTCAATCGCACCGTCGGGAGGGCTCAAGAGCTGGCCGACGCCTTCGGCGACAAGGTCGTCGCGGCCGGCGAGCCGGACCTTCCGGCCCTGCTGGCCGATGCGGGCCTCGTCATCAACGCAACCTCGCTGGGCCTGGGCGGCGGCGAAGGCCCTGCGGCGGATCTGGCCCTGACGCCGGAGACGGCGGTGATCATGGACATGGTCTACAAACCGCTGCGCACCGAATTTCTCCGCCGCGCCCAGGCGGCTGGTCGTCGCACCGTCGATGGCCTGGAGATGCTGCTGCGCCAGGCTGTGCCGACCTTCGAGCGGATGTATGGCGTGGCGCCGCCGGCCGAAGTGGACGCGCGCGGCCTGTTGCTGCGCCTTCTTGGAGAGGCCTGACATGTTGATCCTGGGTCTCACCGGTTCCATCGGCATGGGCAAGTCAACGACTTCGACCCTGTTTCAGGCTGAGGGTGTGCCGGTGTACGACTCCGACGCCGCCGTCCATGCGCTCTATGCCAGCGGCGGCGCGGCGGTTGGGCCGGTCGAAGCGGCCTTCCCCGGCGTGGTCGTCAACGGCGCGATCGACCGGGCCAGGCTCAGCGCCCAGGTGGTCGGCGATCCGGAGGCCCTGGCCAAGCTGGAGACGATCGTTCACCCGCTGGTCGGCGCCCATCGGATCGGCTTCTTCGAGACCGCCCAGGCCGAGGGCCATGAGATCGTGGTGCTGGACATCCCGCTCCTGTTCGAGACCGGCGGCGAGAAGAAGGTCGACAAGGTGGTGGTGGTCTCGGCCCCGGCCGACGTCCAGCGCGCCCGCGTCCTGGCCCGACCCGAGATGACGCCGGAAAAGTTCGAGGCGATCCTGGCCCGCCAGACGCCCGACGCCGAAAAGCGCGCCCGCGCCGACTTCGTCATCGACACCAGCCAGGGCGTCGAGCACGCCCACGCCCAGGTCCGCGACCTTCTGACTCTGTTGAGAACTCCCGGCTCCGCTTGAAGCCCATCACGAACGGCGGCATTGAAGGGTCATGGCCCGGGAAATCATCCTCGACACCGAAACCACCGGCTTCGATCCGAAGACGGGCGACCGCCTGGTCGAAATCGGCTGCATCGAGGTCCTCGACTTCATGCCGACCGGCCGCTCGTTCCATGAATATTGCGACCCGCTGCGCGACATGCCGGCCGAGGCCGAGAAGGTCCACGGCCTGTCGTCGGCGTTCCTGACCGGCAAGCCGAAGTTCCACGAGATCGCCGACAAGTTCATCGACTTCGTCGGCGACAGCGTCGTGGTCGCCCACAACGCCGCCTTCGACCGCTCGTTCGTCAATTTCGAGCTGGAGAAGTGCGGCCGCGCGCCAATCCACGAGGAGCGCTGGATCGACACCCTGGCCATGGCCAAGAAGCGCTTTCCGGGCATGTACAACTCGCTCGACGCGCTGTGTAAGCGGTTCAAGATCAGCCTCGACAGTCGCGACAAGCACGGGGCGCTGATCGACTCGCACCTGCTGGCCGAGGTCTATCTGGAACTGCAGGGCGGCAAGGAACGCGCCCTGGAGCTGACCCACGTCGAGGCCCTGTCGGTCTCGGCCGCGATCCAGGGGTCATACGGCGCCCGGCCCCGTCCGCTGGCGCCGCGCTCGACCGACGCAGAGCGCGAGGTCCACGCCGCCTGGATCCGCAAGAACCTCAAGGACTCGGCGCTCTGGATCAAGCAGGGCTTCGTGGCGGCCGAGGGCTGAAGCCCGATCTCTTCTAACGCCCTAAGTGCCTCGGCTCGCTCGTGCAGGCGAGCGCCGGCCGGCTGCCTGTGGTCCTCAATCTCGCCGGGTGAGACGCGACCTCTGCATCTGAAGTCGATTACACAAGTAGGATCAGTCAAGATCAATAAATAACGAGGTTACGCCAATATCGGCAGGTCCTCGCAGGCATCTCTTCAGAGCAAACGGCTCCGATAGGTCATATTGTCGCGGATAGTGATGTATTAATCACGAATTCACCGGCAGAGACGATCCAATTCGCCCAACAATTCCAGTTTTCTCGCGAAACGGGGCGAACCTATATGCGAAAAATCTTCTCACTGACCCTGCTCGCGGCCTCGATGATGGCCAGCGTCGCCGCCGCGCAGGATGCGCCCAAGACCGACGTCACGCTCGATGAGCTCAAGGCGCAGATCCTGGTCATGCAGCAACGGCTTCAAAGCCTTGAGGCCAAGGCCAGCGCGCCGCCGGTCGCCGCGCCGGCGCCAGCCAAAACCCCGGCCCCGGCCACCACTCAGATCAAGTGGGAGAACTCCCCGCGCTTCACGGACTCCAGCGGCGCCACATTCAAGCTGCGGGGCCGCCTGTCGATCGACGGCGTCAACGTCAATGTCGATCGAAAGACCACCGCCTCCTACAAGTCCCGCCAGTTCAGGGCTCGGCAGCTGTTCCTTGGCGCCGAGGGTCAGGTCGGCGCGTGGGCCTATCGCATCGAGGGCGGCGCGGCGAACGGCTCCAGCTGGGGCTGGGACGACGCGGTCATCGAATACAAGACCAAGAGCGGCATGCTCTTGACCCTGGGCAACCAGAAGGTTGGCGGTCTGGAGAGCCTGACCTCGATCAAGACCATCACCTTCATGGAGCGTGGCCCGTTCGGCGACCTGACCGACACCGGCTTCGTCCTGGCGGCCCAGGCCACCAAGATCGGCGCCAACTGGTCGCTGCGCGGCGCTCTGCAAGGCGACTCGATCAACAAGGCCGACGTTTCGGCCGGCGCCTATGACGCCAACAACGCCAAGGAACGCTCGGGCTTCATGGTCCGTGGCACCTGGGCGCCGATCATGACGGCGACCGACACCGTCCACGTGGGCGCCTCGGCGCGCTATCGCAGCACGGGCGGCGAGACGGGCTTCACCTATTCGGCCGCGGCCAACACCGCCTATCGTCCTCAGACCTCAGCGGGCGGCGTGCTGCTGTCCAGCGGCGCCGTGGGTAAGAGCGATACGACCGTGGGCGTCGAAGGCGCCTGGACGCACAAGGCCGTCTCGCTGCAGGGCGAAGTCGCGCAGATCAAGGTCAACCGCGTCACGACGGCCCAGAGCGCGGCCAATGGCGGCAAAGACTTCAACATCGTCACCGGCTACGCCCTGGCCAGCTGGTTCCCCACCGGCGAGACCCGCCCGTACAACCCCGGCGGCCAGTTTGGTCGCATCAAGGTTCTGCATCCGATCGATAAGGGCGGCATGGGCGCCTATGAACTGGCGGCGCGCTACGACTATGCCGATCTCAGCAAGATGAGCCCGAACAGCGTGGCCACGCTGGCCAGCCAGACAGGCCTGGCGACGGCCGGGACCTACAAGGGCCTCACCGTCGGCGTGAACTGGTATCCCTACAGCAACGTCCGCCTGATGGCGAACCTCACGAAGGCGAAGATCAACAATCGCCTGATCGGCGCTGTTCAGAACGACGCCAATGTGACTGTTCT contains the following coding sequences:
- the hemE gene encoding uroporphyrinogen decarboxylase — encoded protein: MTSQAPTPKFLSALSGEKHTNPPIWFMRQAGRYLPEYRAVRATAPDFISFCFDPEKAAEVTLQPMRRFPYDASIVFADILLIPGALGQKVWFEAGEGPKLGDMPSIESMAERAGTAGEALKLVGETLTRVRSALDPSKALIGFAGAPWTVATYMIEKGSSDRSGARTYAYQNPELLDALIQVLVDSTVDYLAMQVDAGAQALKLFESWAEGLSEPLFDRLVTQPHIRIIEGLRARGVTVPIIGFPRGAGTLVEDYAAKVPVQGVALDTSASAKLGQSIQKTKTIQGALDPLLLRAGGDALLRRVDQLLEQWNQGPYIFNLGHGILPDTPIANVELVLERVTGQKVGQ
- a CDS encoding pyruvate, water dikinase regulatory protein; protein product: MVKQPLTDDPQETLAQGEAERLPPRFATYFHIHLVSDSTGETLNAMARAVCARFTDILPIEHIYALVRSTRQLDRALEEIGGAPGVVMHTIVDPGLRAALEEGCRKREMPCIAALDPVISAMSRYLGARISTRVGAQHALTNDYFDRIEALDYAIAHDDGQGGQDLTQADVILVGVSRTSKTPTCIYLAHRGVRAANVPLVPGRPPPQDLFELKNTLIVGLITSPDRLIQIRRNRLLSLKENRESDYVDGDAVRQEIIAARRLFERMNWPVIDITRRSVEETAAAVINLLSGGRGKVEVLG
- a CDS encoding Maf family protein — protein: MTPITLASKSSARQMILKNAGVAFEAVSPGVDEDAAKAGLLAEEVTPRDIADALAEMKAVKVSARRPGLVIGADQTLDLKGKLFDKAETLAQARDHLLELRGQTHKLHSAVVVARDGQPIWRIVESAKLSVRPFSEAWLDAYIERRGEALLWSVGCYELESEGVQLFDAVDGDYFTILGLPLIGLLDFLRLHGALPA
- the aroE gene encoding shikimate dehydrogenase, whose protein sequence is MTWTISGAAIVGGVCGAPIKHSMSPLIHNAWIQAAGLDAAYVPFAPGVDNFEAFVNGYRGGAIRGLNVTIPFKERALAVADYASDLASMAGAANLLIFEADGSIHADNTDGPGLLGAIAEQASGFDVSAAPVVILGAGGAARGATAALLLAGAPVVRIVNRTVGRAQELADAFGDKVVAAGEPDLPALLADAGLVINATSLGLGGGEGPAADLALTPETAVIMDMVYKPLRTEFLRRAQAAGRRTVDGLEMLLRQAVPTFERMYGVAPPAEVDARGLLLRLLGEA
- the coaE gene encoding dephospho-CoA kinase (Dephospho-CoA kinase (CoaE) performs the final step in coenzyme A biosynthesis.), whose product is MLILGLTGSIGMGKSTTSTLFQAEGVPVYDSDAAVHALYASGGAAVGPVEAAFPGVVVNGAIDRARLSAQVVGDPEALAKLETIVHPLVGAHRIGFFETAQAEGHEIVVLDIPLLFETGGEKKVDKVVVVSAPADVQRARVLARPEMTPEKFEAILARQTPDAEKRARADFVIDTSQGVEHAHAQVRDLLTLLRTPGSA
- the dnaQ gene encoding DNA polymerase III subunit epsilon; translated protein: MAREIILDTETTGFDPKTGDRLVEIGCIEVLDFMPTGRSFHEYCDPLRDMPAEAEKVHGLSSAFLTGKPKFHEIADKFIDFVGDSVVVAHNAAFDRSFVNFELEKCGRAPIHEERWIDTLAMAKKRFPGMYNSLDALCKRFKISLDSRDKHGALIDSHLLAEVYLELQGGKERALELTHVEALSVSAAIQGSYGARPRPLAPRSTDAEREVHAAWIRKNLKDSALWIKQGFVAAEG
- a CDS encoding OprO/OprP family phosphate-selective porin encodes the protein MRKIFSLTLLAASMMASVAAAQDAPKTDVTLDELKAQILVMQQRLQSLEAKASAPPVAAPAPAKTPAPATTQIKWENSPRFTDSSGATFKLRGRLSIDGVNVNVDRKTTASYKSRQFRARQLFLGAEGQVGAWAYRIEGGAANGSSWGWDDAVIEYKTKSGMLLTLGNQKVGGLESLTSIKTITFMERGPFGDLTDTGFVLAAQATKIGANWSLRGALQGDSINKADVSAGAYDANNAKERSGFMVRGTWAPIMTATDTVHVGASARYRSTGGETGFTYSAAANTAYRPQTSAGGVLLSSGAVGKSDTTVGVEGAWTHKAVSLQGEVAQIKVNRVTTAQSAANGGKDFNIVTGYALASWFPTGETRPYNPGGQFGRIKVLHPIDKGGMGAYELAARYDYADLSKMSPNSVATLASQTGLATAGTYKGLTVGVNWYPYSNVRLMANLTKAKINNRLIGAVQNDANVTVLQARMQIEF